Within Kutzneria chonburiensis, the genomic segment GCTCTCCTTCTTTCTCTTGCGCTGCTGGTGCTGCCCGGACCGATCACGGCTCGCGTTCGGCTGGCCATGGTGTTCGGCCCGCCGACGACGGTCAGGCGGCACGGCCCTCGAATACCGCCGGCGTGGCTGCCGGCCTTGACCGGGCTTGCCGGCGGGGTGCTGGCAGCGATGGTGTTCGGCTGGATGCCCGCGCTGGTGGTGTCGGCGGCGATCTTCCTCTGGTGCCGCAGGACGATGCGGCGCGGACCGCCGCCGCCGGATCCATTACGTCTGGCGGCCACGTGGGATCTGCTCGCCGCGTGCCTGCGTGCCGGGCTGCCCGTGCCGACGGCAATCCGGGCGGTGGCCGCTGACGCGCCACCGGAGTGCGCCGAGGTGTTGTGCCGGACGGCCGAACTGCTGGCGTTGGGTTCAGACCCGGTGCAGGCCTGGGCCCCGGCGCTGGCTGAGCCGACCACGGCGGCGTTGGCGAGGAGTGCTCGCCGGAGTGCGCACTCCGGTACCGCGCTCGCCGAGGTCGCGGACGGGCTGGCCCGGCGCATCCGGGCGGCGTCGGCCGACACGGCCGAGGCCCGGGCCCAGCGTGCAGGGGTGTTGATCGCCGGACCGCTCGCACTGTGTTTCCTGCCGGCCTTCCTCTGCCTGGGCGTCGTGCCCGTGGTGGTGGGACTGGCCGATCGAGTGCTCATCAGCTGGTGACCATGGACAAGGAGTAGGAATGAGAGGCCTGGTGTGCCGGATCCGTGCACTGCTCGCTTCCGACGACGGCGCGGTGAGCGTCGAGTTGGTGCTGCTCATGCTCACCCTCGCGGCCCTTGCGGGCACGCTGTATCTGATCGTGACCAGCGACGCCGTGCGTGTCGCCATCGAGGGGCTGATCGACCGTGCCCTCTCGGTTCCGCTCTGAGCGCGGTTCGGTCACCGTCGAGGCCGCCATCGCCCTCTGCGCCTTTGTCGTGATGCTCACGGTGGGGATCTCGGCGATCGGCGCCGTGGTCGCCGGCCTCCGGGCCATCGACGCTGCCGCCGAGATCGCCCGGCTGGTCGCCCGAGGCGATCGGGCCCGTGGCGAACAGGCCCTACGGCAACTCGGCCCGAACGGCGCCGAATTGTCGATCAAGGTCGACGGCGACGAGGTCAGCGTGACGGTCACGGCCGAGCCTGTGCCGTTGCTGTTGGGCATACGGCCGTCGGGAACGGCCTGCGCAGTGCTCGAACCGGAGGTGAGTGGATGAGGAACACCCAGGCCCGCGCTCGGGATGCGCCGGCCGGGTGCGGCCGCGGTCCGTGGAGTGATCGGATACGAGGCGAGCGGGGCTCGGCGACGGTGTTGGTGGCCGGGATGGTCGTGGTGCTGATGATGCTCGTGGTGCTCGGTCTCCAGATCGGTGGCGCGGTGCTGACCCGGCACCGGGTCGCCGCTGCGGCCGACCTCGCGGCGCTCGCCGCGGCCGGCCAACTGGCCGCCGGCAGCGACCACGCCTGCGAGCGGGCCCGGCAGGTCGCCGAGCGGATGTCAGTCACGACGACCGCTTGTCGCGTCGTCGAACGGGAGGCGTACGTGTCGGTGACCGCTCGGCCGCCGGGATGGGCGGCGTTGTCCGGCACGGCCAACGCCCATGCCCGTGCAGGTCCGGCTGAAGTGCCCGACGGTCGTTGACCGGCAATGACACGACGAGCGGTCGCTCAGCGGCGGTGAGTGGTGTCACACCCGGTCGGCCGCGTGTCGTCACTCTTCGCCGCCGCTCCTCGTCGCGGGATGGGCTGCCGTCCACCGTTCAGCCCATCGCTGTTCGACACCTCACTCGCAGTCCGTCAGCTACCAGTCGTCGACACGGGGTTACGGAGTCCGCGCCCGGTGCCGTTGAGTGTGTTGTGGGCGCCGACACGGTGCCTGACAGTCAAGGAGGCGACAGAAGATGGATTGG encodes:
- a CDS encoding type II secretion system F family protein, which codes for MTTPMLGYAASALLLSLALLVLPGPITARVRLAMVFGPPTTVRRHGPRIPPAWLPALTGLAGGVLAAMVFGWMPALVVSAAIFLWCRRTMRRGPPPPDPLRLAATWDLLAACLRAGLPVPTAIRAVAADAPPECAEVLCRTAELLALGSDPVQAWAPALAEPTTAALARSARRSAHSGTALAEVADGLARRIRAASADTAEARAQRAGVLIAGPLALCFLPAFLCLGVVPVVVGLADRVLISW
- a CDS encoding DUF4244 domain-containing protein translates to MRGLVCRIRALLASDDGAVSVELVLLMLTLAALAGTLYLIVTSDAVRVAIEGLIDRALSVPL
- a CDS encoding TadE family type IV pilus minor pilin → MPSRFRSERGSVTVEAAIALCAFVVMLTVGISAIGAVVAGLRAIDAAAEIARLVARGDRARGEQALRQLGPNGAELSIKVDGDEVSVTVTAEPVPLLLGIRPSGTACAVLEPEVSG
- a CDS encoding Rv3654c family TadE-like protein, with product MRNTQARARDAPAGCGRGPWSDRIRGERGSATVLVAGMVVVLMMLVVLGLQIGGAVLTRHRVAAAADLAALAAAGQLAAGSDHACERARQVAERMSVTTTACRVVEREAYVSVTARPPGWAALSGTANAHARAGPAEVPDGR